The genomic DNA GTCAGCCCCAGCACCCCGATCAGCCGCCCATCGAGCATCAGCGGCAGGTTGACCCCCGGCTGCACGCCTTTGAGGCACTTGGCGGCGTCTGCATCCAGCGCGACGATCCGGCCATTGGCCAATACCAGCTGCGCACCTTCGTGACGGGTGTTGATGCGCTCCGGCTCGCCACTGCCCAGGATCAGCCCCTGGCTGTCCATGACATTGACATTGCACGGCAGAATGGCCATTGCCCGATCAACAATATCCTGCGCCAGGTCATGGTCCAGTTCGAACATTCGGTGATCCTTGAGGGTGTTAGGCTTTGTTCGCGAGCACAGCGTCTTGCCCAGTTGGCTGTGCAAAAGCACAAAGACAGCTGCGTCGCACTGCCCGAGACTCATCAGGGCGAGCGCCGGCACAGGCGACGCGGCGACAACCATAACAATAGAGAACCCGATCATGGCATACAGCCCTGCCCCTGACCAAGGCACAGACATCACCCGCAACGCGCTTTACCGGCGTATCACCCTGCGGCTGATTCCGTTCATTTTCATCTGCTACCTGTTCAACTACCTGGACCGCGTCAATGTCGGCTTCGCCAAGCTGCAGATGCTCGACGCGCTCAAATTCAGCGAAACCGTCTACGGCCTGGGTGCCGGGATCTTCTTCATCGGCTATGTGCTCTGCGGCCTGCCGAGCAACCTGGCGCTCAACCGCTTCGGCCCGCGGCGCTGGATTGCGGCGATGATGATCGTCTGGGGCAGTCTCTCGACCTGCCTGCTGTTCGTCACCACCCCTACCGAGTTCTACACCCTGCGCTTGCTGACCGGCGCTGCCGAAGCCGGCTTCTTCCCAGGGGTGGTGCTGTACCTCTCGCGCTGGTTCCCGGCGGACCGCCGTGGCCGCATCATGGCCTTGTTCATGTCGGCGATCCCGGTATCGGGCCTGCTCGGCGGGCCGTTCTCCGGCTGGATCCTCGAACACTTCGCCGCTGGCCAGCATGGTTTGGCCGGTTGGCAGTGGATGTTCCTGATCCAGGGCCTGCCAACCGTGGCACTGGGTATCCTGGCCATCGGCATGCTCAGCGATGGTTACCAGAAAGCCGCCTGGCTGAGCCCGGCAGAACGCCAGCTGATCGAGGCAGACTTGAAGGCAGACGCCGCCAGCAAACCCGTCGCCACTGGCGATGGCGTGTTCGCCGTGCTGACCAACCCATTGATCTGGACCTTCGGCTTCGTCTATTTCTGCATTCAGAGTGGTGTCTACGCGATCAACTTCTGGCTGCCGTCGATCATCAAGAACATGGGCTTCGACAACCCGCTGCTGATCGGCTGGCTCAGCGCCATTCCGTACCTGCTGGCTGGGGTGTTCATGATCCTCTGTGGCCGCTCGGCGGACCTGCGCAACGAACGTCGCTGGCACCTCGTGGTGCCGATGCTGATGGGCGCCGTCGGTTTGCTGATCGCGGTCAACTTTGCCGCCACCCCGGCCATCGCCATCCTGGGGCTGTCGATCGCCACTATGGGTGCCCTCA from Pseudomonas putida includes the following:
- a CDS encoding MFS transporter, which encodes MAYSPAPDQGTDITRNALYRRITLRLIPFIFICYLFNYLDRVNVGFAKLQMLDALKFSETVYGLGAGIFFIGYVLCGLPSNLALNRFGPRRWIAAMMIVWGSLSTCLLFVTTPTEFYTLRLLTGAAEAGFFPGVVLYLSRWFPADRRGRIMALFMSAIPVSGLLGGPFSGWILEHFAAGQHGLAGWQWMFLIQGLPTVALGILAIGMLSDGYQKAAWLSPAERQLIEADLKADAASKPVATGDGVFAVLTNPLIWTFGFVYFCIQSGVYAINFWLPSIIKNMGFDNPLLIGWLSAIPYLLAGVFMILCGRSADLRNERRWHLVVPMLMGAVGLLIAVNFAATPAIAILGLSIATMGALTGLPMFWPMPTALLSASAAVAGLAIINSVGQMAGFLSPYLVGFIKDQTGSTDAALYSLAALIVVGSLVALRVTRASALAAARAH